One segment of Hippopotamus amphibius kiboko isolate mHipAmp2 chromosome 4, mHipAmp2.hap2, whole genome shotgun sequence DNA contains the following:
- the SERPINA4 gene encoding kallistatin: protein MYLAHCLLLLLAGLLVLSQGQLHPELHGQRHTHRPHQEAPGTAEGSPSLKVTAGNTAFALRFYHLLASQPYGDNIFFSPLSISSAYAMLSLGVRAHSQTQILEGLGFNLTEVSESDIHRGFRNLLHALHLPGDRLEIRVGSALFLRPELPLLPSFLNDSATFYESKLFRMGFEDTVGTSKFINDHVRAETRGKIVDLVSTLSPDTVMVLVNFMYFKALWEKPFIPSMTALHDFYVDEGTTVKVPMMLQDTQHHWYFHDRYLPCSVLRMDYKGNATALFILPNRGKMEQVEEVLTPEMITRWNKLLRKRYFYRKLKLYIPKFSISGSYKLDQILPRLGITDLFSQRADLSGITEQLNLQVSKSFHKAILEVDEVGTQAAVATGGFVTFWSRHNHEVLRFNRPFLVGIFSTNTQSILFLGKVVNPTKP, encoded by the exons ATGTATCTTGCCCACTGCCTGCTCCTCCTTCTGGCTGGACTACTGGTCCTGTCTCAAGGTCAGCTGCACCCTGAGCTCCATGGCCAGCGTCACACCCACCGCCCCCATCAGGAGGCTCCCggcacagcagagggctcccccAGCCTCAAGGTCACCGCAGGCAATACCGCCTTTGCCCTTCGCTTCTACCACCTGTTGGCTTCCCAACCCTACGGAGACAACATCTTCTTCTCCCCGCTGAGCATCTCCTCTGCCTACGCCATGCTGTCCCTGGGGGTCCGAGCACACAGCCAGACCCAGATCCTCGAGGGTCTGGGCTTCAACCTCACGGAGGTGTCAGAATCCGATATCCATCGGGGCTTCCGGAACCTTCTGCACGCTCTCCACCTCCCGGGCGATAGGCTGGAGATACGCGTGGGCAGCGCCCTCTTCCTGCGCCCGGAGCTGCCGCTTCTTCCGAGCTTCCTTAACGACTCCGCGACCTTCTATGAGTCCAAACTCTTCCGCATGGGCTTCGAGGACACTGTGGGCACAAGCAAGTTTATCAACGACCACGTCAGGGCGGAAACTCGTGGGAAGATCGTGGATTTGGTCAGCACGCTCAGCCCGGATACCGTGATGGTGCTGGTGAATTTCATGTACTTCAAAG cTCTGTGGGAGAAACCATTCATCCCCTCGATGACTGCTCTCCACGACTTCTATGTTGATGAGGGTACAACAGTCAAGGTGCCTATGATGCTGCAGGATACCCAGCACCACTGGTATTTTCACGACAGATACTTGCCCTGCTCGGTGCTGCGGATGGATTACAAAGGAAACGCAACAGCCCTTTTCATCCTTCCTAACCGAGGGAAAATGGAGCAGGTGGAAGAGGTTTTGACTCCAGAGATGATAACGAGGTGGAACAAGTTGCTCCGGAAGAG GTATTTTTACAGGAAGCTCAAGTTATATATCCCCAAGTTCTCCATTTCTGGCTCCTATAAATTAGATCAGATTTTGCCCAGGCTGGGCATCACGGATCTGTTCTCGCAGAGGGCTGACTTGTCTGGCATCACCGAACAGCTAAACCTGCAGGTGTCCAAG AGTTTCCACAAGGCCATCCTGGAAGTGGATGAGGTTGGCACCCAGGCTGCAGTGGCCACCGGCGGCTTTGTCACCTTTTGGTCCCGGCACAATCACGAAGTCCTTCGGTTTAACCGGCCCTTCCTTGTGGGGATCTTTTCCACCAACACCCAGAGCATTCTCTTTCTGGGGAAGGTTGTCAACCCCACGAAACCATAG